A window of the Candidatus Hydrogenedentota bacterium genome harbors these coding sequences:
- the fabG gene encoding 3-oxoacyl-ACP reductase FabG, producing MGRFDGKRVLVTGGTRGIGRACVEGFLAEGGRVAFCGTNPDAVRNAARELGPDAAGLACDVSDPDAVNRMVGEAAAWLGGLDALVCNAGVSGDGLLPRMKDRDWDAVLRTNLNGVFFCCRAASEIMIRQRSGRIVNVSSVLGLHGQGGMSSYCASKGGVIAFTKSIAQELARRNITANVVAPGLTRTDMTAPMSEENIRLLESRIPLGRAGLPEEIARAVLFLASDDASFITGGVLCVDGGLAM from the coding sequence ATGGGCCGTTTTGACGGAAAGAGGGTGCTGGTGACCGGGGGAACCCGCGGCATAGGCCGCGCCTGCGTGGAGGGATTCCTGGCCGAGGGCGGGCGGGTCGCCTTCTGCGGAACCAACCCGGACGCCGTCCGGAACGCCGCCCGCGAGCTGGGGCCGGACGCCGCGGGGCTGGCCTGCGACGTGTCCGATCCGGACGCCGTGAACCGCATGGTGGGGGAGGCCGCCGCCTGGCTGGGCGGACTGGACGCGCTGGTCTGCAACGCCGGCGTGTCCGGGGACGGACTGCTGCCCCGCATGAAAGACCGGGACTGGGACGCCGTGCTCCGGACCAATCTCAACGGCGTCTTCTTCTGCTGCCGCGCCGCCTCGGAGATCATGATCCGCCAGCGGTCCGGACGCATCGTCAATGTCAGCTCCGTGCTCGGGCTGCACGGCCAGGGGGGCATGTCAAGCTACTGCGCCTCCAAGGGGGGCGTCATCGCCTTCACCAAGTCCATCGCCCAGGAACTCGCCCGCCGCAACATCACCGCCAACGTCGTCGCACCGGGACTCACCAGGACCGACATGACCGCCCCGATGTCCGAGGAAAACATCCGCCTGCTGGAAAGCCGGATTCCCCTGGGCCGCGCCGGCCTGCCGGAGGAAATCGCCAGGGCCGTCCTCTTCCTCGCCTCCGACGACGCGTCGTTCATCACGGGCGGGGTTCTCTGCGTGGACGGCGGGCTGGCAATGTAA
- the plsX gene encoding phosphate acyltransferase PlsX: MRIALDAMGSDNAPDVEVEGAVQASLRDDVHVVLVGDEALLTERLKAHPKRGQISVHHAAEAIGMHESPVSAVRNKRNSSLMAAMRLAKEGEVAAVVSAGNTGAVMVGARTVLGPIKGVARSAISQTLPTVGGKVVMLDLGANVDCTTRQLCEFAEMGVAYSRYALGIENPRVGLLNIGEEGQKGGAVMREVHRNLTGARHLNFVGNIEPRALYEGRADVVVCDGVIGNLFLKTSEAAALFMGRMLREQFEQSSMSKLGAMLAHKALRELKTRVDPNEHPGAPLLGINGVVIILHGASTARGVENAVIGAKVAVDNQLNSRIRENIQRLRQHEIEMLTREQQEAGDDTP; encoded by the coding sequence ATGAGAATCGCGCTCGATGCCATGGGCTCGGACAACGCGCCCGATGTCGAGGTGGAAGGCGCCGTTCAGGCCAGCCTGCGCGACGACGTGCATGTCGTGCTGGTGGGCGACGAGGCCCTCCTCACCGAGCGCCTGAAGGCCCACCCGAAACGCGGGCAGATCTCCGTGCACCACGCCGCCGAGGCGATCGGCATGCACGAGTCCCCCGTGTCGGCCGTGCGCAACAAGCGGAACAGCTCCCTCATGGCGGCCATGCGGCTCGCCAAGGAGGGCGAGGTCGCCGCCGTGGTCAGCGCGGGCAACACGGGCGCGGTCATGGTCGGCGCGCGCACGGTCCTCGGCCCCATCAAGGGCGTGGCCCGCTCCGCCATCAGCCAGACCCTGCCCACCGTCGGCGGAAAAGTGGTCATGCTCGACCTCGGCGCGAACGTGGACTGCACCACGCGCCAGCTCTGCGAGTTTGCCGAGATGGGCGTCGCCTACTCCCGGTACGCCCTCGGCATCGAGAATCCCCGCGTCGGCCTGCTCAACATCGGCGAGGAGGGCCAGAAGGGCGGCGCGGTCATGCGCGAGGTCCACCGGAACCTCACCGGCGCGAGGCACCTCAACTTCGTCGGCAACATCGAGCCCCGCGCCCTCTACGAGGGCCGGGCCGACGTGGTCGTCTGCGACGGCGTCATTGGAAACCTCTTCCTGAAGACCAGCGAGGCGGCCGCCCTCTTCATGGGCAGAATGCTGCGCGAGCAGTTTGAGCAGTCCAGCATGAGCAAGCTGGGCGCCATGCTGGCCCACAAGGCCCTGCGCGAGCTCAAGACGCGCGTGGACCCCAATGAGCACCCCGGCGCCCCCCTGCTCGGCATCAACGGCGTGGTCATTATCCTCCACGGCGCCTCCACGGCCCGCGGCGTGGAAAACGCCGTCATCGGCGCCAAGGTCGCCGTGGACAACCAGCTCAACAGCCGCATCCGCGAGAACATCCAGCGCCTGCGCCAGCACGAGATCGAAATGCTGACACGGGAACAACAGGAGGCGGGCGACGACACGCCCTGA
- the rpmF gene encoding 50S ribosomal protein L32 — MPVPKRRTGQAKKRMRRSHHALTAPNVIENPDSGAPVLPHRVCLKTGFYKGRVVIKPKNA; from the coding sequence ATGCCCGTACCAAAGAGACGCACCGGACAGGCCAAGAAGCGCATGCGGCGTTCCCACCACGCGCTGACCGCCCCGAACGTGATCGAGAATCCGGATTCCGGGGCGCCCGTTCTGCCGCACCGGGTCTGCCTCAAGACCGGTTTCTACAAGGGCCGTGTCGTTATCAAGCCCAAGAACGCCTGA
- a CDS encoding DUF177 domain-containing protein — protein MTAKLQIPVLSIGDDGLDLDVRLSVAEVQPPETDPVPLDEVQVTGCLTDLGGGEYLFRGRVRGEYAQPCDRCLEEARAALDSAVAWVYVEARNGEALSEMGGDDDDDGDGAEREKLMIAGREVNLAPQVWEEIVLSAPLKLVCKDSCLGLCPRCGANLNGGPCGCPAAEGGGEPQNTPLSVLASLFPDLADDKNRKE, from the coding sequence GTGACCGCAAAGTTGCAGATCCCGGTGCTGTCCATCGGGGACGACGGGTTGGACCTTGACGTCCGCCTCTCCGTGGCCGAGGTTCAGCCCCCGGAAACCGACCCCGTCCCCCTGGACGAGGTTCAGGTCACCGGATGCCTGACCGATCTCGGCGGCGGCGAGTACCTTTTCCGCGGCCGTGTGCGCGGGGAGTACGCGCAGCCCTGCGACCGGTGCCTCGAAGAGGCCCGCGCGGCGCTGGACAGCGCGGTGGCCTGGGTCTATGTGGAGGCCAGGAACGGGGAGGCGCTTTCCGAAATGGGGGGCGATGACGACGACGACGGCGACGGAGCGGAGCGTGAAAAGCTTATGATCGCGGGCCGGGAGGTCAATCTTGCCCCACAGGTGTGGGAGGAGATTGTGCTTTCGGCGCCGCTAAAACTAGTCTGCAAGGATTCGTGTCTCGGGCTTTGCCCCCGTTGCGGGGCAAATCTCAACGGCGGACCCTGCGGGTGTCCGGCCGCCGAGGGCGGCGGGGAACCGCAAAACACCCCGTTGAGCGTGCTGGCCTCCCTGTTTCCCGATCTTGCCGACGACAAAAATCGCAAGGAGTAA
- a CDS encoding tetratricopeptide repeat protein, whose product MARPRKTQAAEHEELIHTPKSEWEKLLIHVIENPWMYAGGAVFVVLCVVAGLAVRATSSAAAEKTDSAYAAALTEEDPAKRLEQLEAFAPEAGRWTAEAVYLAAETAVEAGQPDKARELFERVGKEFGKSPYAGRALDGLAFLAEGGGDYQKALELYQRVANEFPGEFLARRKPYDIGRMQEKLGMLKEAAESYEQQQNAFPDSIVAGKADQALAALKTANPDLFPPEQTAAEAAAPAETAAPAEAAAPAEAAAPAAEAPAAPAETAPPAAEAPAAQ is encoded by the coding sequence ATGGCAAGACCCCGGAAGACACAGGCCGCAGAACATGAGGAACTGATCCACACCCCGAAGTCGGAGTGGGAAAAACTTCTGATCCATGTGATCGAAAACCCGTGGATGTACGCCGGAGGCGCGGTCTTCGTGGTGCTGTGCGTCGTCGCGGGGCTGGCGGTCCGCGCCACGTCCAGCGCCGCCGCCGAGAAGACGGACTCCGCCTACGCCGCGGCCCTCACTGAAGAGGACCCCGCCAAGCGCCTGGAACAGCTTGAGGCGTTCGCCCCCGAGGCCGGCCGCTGGACCGCCGAGGCGGTCTATCTCGCCGCGGAAACCGCCGTGGAGGCCGGCCAGCCGGACAAGGCACGGGAGCTGTTTGAGCGCGTGGGCAAGGAGTTCGGAAAATCCCCCTATGCGGGCCGCGCCCTCGACGGGCTGGCCTTTCTCGCCGAAGGCGGGGGCGATTACCAGAAGGCCCTTGAGCTCTACCAGCGCGTTGCCAATGAGTTCCCCGGGGAGTTCCTCGCGCGCCGCAAGCCCTATGACATCGGCCGCATGCAGGAAAAGCTGGGCATGCTGAAGGAGGCCGCCGAGTCCTACGAGCAGCAGCAAAATGCGTTCCCCGACTCCATCGTGGCGGGCAAGGCCGATCAGGCCCTCGCCGCGCTCAAGACGGCCAACCCCGACCTGTTCCCGCCGGAACAGACGGCGGCAGAAGCCGCCGCCCCGGCGGAAACCGCTGCCCCGGCAGAAGCCGCCGCCCCGGCAGAAGCCGCCGCTCCGGCGGCCGAAGCGCCCGCCGCGCCTGCGGAGACCGCCCCCCCGGCCGCGGAAGCGCCCGCCGCACAGTAG